DNA from Corynebacterium aurimucosum ATCC 700975:
TGATCTGCGAGTGCATGTCCGACAAGTTTGCGCGAGTAGACGTCGACGACCGTGGCCAGGTACATGTTCTTGCCGCCCTTACACGGCAGGTAGGTGATATCGCCTACATAGACCTGGTTCGGCTTATCAGCTGTGAATCTGCGGCCTATTAAATCGGGCATGACTCGGTGGCCAGGCTTGCGCCTGGTGGTGATACATCGACGCCGTTTACTAAAGCCTTTCAGCCCCATGGATTTCATGATGCGTGCGACCTTCTTGTGATTGATCGGAGGAAAGTCCGTATCGTCGTTGAGGCTTGCAGCGATGCGTTTAGCACCATAAAGCCCGTGCTCATTATCGAAGATGGTCTTGATTTTTGCGCCAATAAGGGCATCGGAACACGTCTTTAACCTGCGTTTTTCGCGGGTGTTGACCCATTTGTAGAACGAGGAGCGATTGAGCTTTAACACGTGGCACATCCGCTTGACCGAGTATTCGGTTCGGTGGTCATAGACAAACTGGAAGCGGATCACCAGCGTGTCTCTTCGGCAAAATATTTCGCGGCCTTGCGCAGGATGTCGCGTTCTTCGCGCAGCTTTGCGTTTTCTTTTTCTAGCTGGCGGATCCGCTCAGAATCGGTTGTCGCCTGAGTCTTGTCACGCATGGTCTTCGTGCGGGCACGTTTGCCAGTGCCGTACTGCTTAAGCCAGGAATAAAGTGAGGAGCGATTGATTCCTAGCTCTGCTGCAGCCGTGTGAAGTGAGAGGTCCTCATTGTTTTCGTAGAGGGCCACAGCATCACGTTTGAACTGTTCGGAGTACCTAGGCATGGTGGTAGATTACCTTTCTTCCCAACCCAACCGGGCTGGATATCAGGTGTCTACCTAACAGGGGTCAGGTCCCCGGGACAAAGGCACGCGGTGAAATCCCTTCAATGCCCATCATGCGCATCCGCTTCGCCACAGTCTTACGGTTAAGCGAAATGCGGTAGCGCTCGGCGAGCTCTGCGGTGATCCGCGGAGCACCATAAACCTCATCAGAGTCTTTCCAAATCTGATGAATCTTACGGTCAACATCATCGTAAAATGCTGCCCGATCATCCTTTCCGGATAGTTGTTTCTGCTGCACATGGGCCCATTTGTAGTATCCAGACCGAGATACTTTTAATAGTCGTGCCATGCGCTTGATGCTGTAGTTCGCCTTCTCCTGCTGCATTAGTTCGAACTTTTCTGCTCGCGTTGCTTCGCGGCGAAGAAGGCTGTCGCTTTTGACAAAAACTCGTTATCCATCTTGGCTTCCGCCAACTCACGGCGCAGACGAGCATTCTCAGCACGAAGATCAGCCTCACTCATCCCATCCGAGGCTCCTCGGCGTTCACGCTCTAGTTTGACCCACCGGCCTAAAAGCCCGGCGGAAACACCAATCTCTTTAGCCACATGGGCAATCGGGCGCTCTGACTCGATTACCAGGTTCGCGGCTTCACGCCGGTACTCAGGCGTGTACTTCTTGCGCTGTTGACTCACAATGAACATCCTCTCTTACGGACACAAGATCCGTACAAATAGGGTGTCCACTAAACGAGGGTAACCTCAAAGCTGATAAGGCCAAGATTGATGCGATTGAAAGGAAGCTGCTTGCTAACCCAGAAATCGCGAAACTAATTGATGACCTAGGCACGTCTACAACGGATGCCAATGACCTGGTTCGGGGCATGTTGCAAGCCTCGATTACCAGGGGACTCAACGCTGAGATGGATGCCCACCTTGGCTACGAGTCTGGCGACAGGAGTGCTAAAGCTGCAGCTGGGACAGACAATCACCGCAACGGAACCTACTCGAAGACCGTGGATTCTAACTATGGGCCGGTAACTGTTGATGTCCCACGCGCTCGGGCGGGAACATTCTTGCCGACTATGGTCCCTAAAGGCTCAAGATGAAGCGTCCTGGGTTTAGTTCCTACCTCAGCTAAGGAAGGATTGAACTATGCCTAGAAAGTATTCCGTCGAGTTTAAGGAGAAGGCGGTCCATCAGATCATCGAAATGGTCCGCTTGGAGTCCTGCTCACTGCAACGTGCCTACACGGAGGTCGGTGAGCTGCTTGGGGTATCTCACCACACGTTGCGGGCTTGGTACCGTGACAGCGCTTCAGTACGTGATGACTCTGATGCGTCTGGCGGCGAAACGATGGAAGAAGAGCTCAAGCGTTTGCGCCGCGAAAACCGTGAGCTGAAACGAGCAAATGGGATTCTTAAAACTGCTTCGGCTTTTTTCGCAGCGGAACTCGACCGACCCACGACCAAATGATCTCTTACATCGACGCGTATAAGGATCAGTTTGGGGCCCGGGGCCATCTGCCGAGTCCTTAAACAAGCAGATCGTGGATTCATTACTTCACGCGGCTACCGCAAAGCCACCACCCGCGTTCCCAGTGCAAGGACCTTAAACGACAGCCTTCTCATCCCAGAGATACAGCGTGTGCATGCGGAGAACTTCTCGGTCTACGGCATCCGCAAAATGTGGCACGCGATGAACCGTGAAGGCTTTCATATCGGCCGTGACAAGACTGCACGTTTGATGAAGCTAGCAGGTGTTTCTGGCCGCAGACGTGGACGAACCCCCGTGACAACGATTAGCCCGAAGACACCGGATCATCGCCCGGACCTGGTGCAGCGAAACTTTCGTGCACAAGCACCAGGCAGGCTGTGGGTTGCCGACATTACTTACGTTCGCACCCTGTCAGGATTCGCCTACACCGCGTTTGTCGTGGATGTCTTCAGCCGAAAGATTGTTGGTGTTGCTACACGCTCGACGATGCGCACCGATGCGCTGCCCATGGAGGCCTTGGAGCATGCGTTAACGACTGCTGGGCGAATCCATGGAAACCAGCTGATTCACCATAGCGATCGGGGCAGCTAGTACGTGTCACTGAAGTATTCCACCGCCCTAGCGGAATCCGGAATCCGGCCGAGTGTGGGAACAGTCGGCGATTCTTATGACAATGCTCTAGCTGAAACCGTCAACGGTCTCTACAAGGCGGAACTGATTCATGCCCAAGGGCCCGTGGACATCGGTCGGAGAAGTCGAATTGGCCACCTTACGGTAGGTGCATTGGTGGAACACCAAGCGGCTTCATGAAGCTTTGGACTACGCCACCCCACAGGAAGTAGAAACCGAGTACTATCTCACCCAGCCCATCAACACAGGGCCGTAAAAGAAGCGGAACTAAACCCAGGACGCTTCAGAAACCGAATTTTGGAAGCAGAACCCGCCGCAAGTAAAAATAGAAATCAAGGCAAATGCCTAGGAACAAAACTCGGGGCACTTCACTGTGCCTAAGGAAAATTGATGCCCGTTAAGGAAGGCAGAATTTTGACTTACGAAAGCTCCCCGCGTATGTCTCCCGTGGATCACTCTGAGTACGCCATTTTTGGGACTGAGGACGTGCCAGAGCCTCGCACTTTAGTAGATATTTTTGAAGCTACGGTGGAAGCCTATCCCAATGAAATTGCGCTCGAGGCATCTCAGCAGCTTACGTACCGCGAACTTGCCCAACGGGTAGAGGCGCAGGTGCAGCGTCTCAACAATATCGGTGTTGGGCCTGGCGCTCGCGTGGGCATCAGAGTGCCGTCAGGGACGCTAGATCTATACATTGCTATTCTGGCCACTCTGTGTGCGGGCGCCGCCTACGTGCCCGTGGATTGGGACGATCCTGACTCGCGTGCCGATACTGTGTGGGAAGAAGCGGACGTTACTGCTGTCTACGGGGCTGAGCTCTCGCTGGAATTGCAGAAAGAATCTCAAGAAGGAGTGGAACAAAAGGCGCCGACGTTGGGTGACGATGCCTGGATTATTTTTACGTCTGGTTCCACTGGAAAGCCCAAGGGCGTAGCAATTACGCATCGTTCTGCTGCGGCATTAGTAGACGCAGAGTCGCGTATGTACCTCACCGATGAACCTCTCGGCCCCGGAGATCGGGTTATGGCTGGCCTTTCCGTGGCGTTCGATGCTTCCTGTGAAGAAATGTGGTTGGCATGGCGGTATGGAGCCGCATTGGTAGCCGCACCACGCGATATCGTGCGCTCTGCTGATGCTTTGGGAAAGTGGATCACTGACCATGACATCACAGCTATATCTACGGTGCCAACGCTGGCTTCTTTCTGGTCTACCAAATCACTTGAGAAAGTTCGTCTTCTCATCTTTGGCGGTGAGGCTCTGCCACAGGAACTGATTAATCGACTAGCAACTCCAGGCAGGGAGCTCTGGAATACCTACGGCCCCACCGAAGCTACTGTTATTTGCTCCGGGCACCGGATGGTTCCGATGGACAGTGACACGCCTGTTCGTATTGGTCGCCCCACTCCAGGTTGGCAATTAGCCGTGATTGACCCAGAGACAGAAGAACCAGTCCGTTGGGGAGAAACTGGAGAACTTGTGGTCACCGGTGTAGGCCTCGGGCGTTATCTGGATAAAGAAAAGGATGCAAAAACGTATGCACCAATTCCGGCTCTAGAGTGGCAACGTGCCTATCGCACTGGAGACCTCGTTGTTGCAGAGACAGAAGGACTCATTTTTGCCGGCCGCAATGACGATCAAATCAAGTTCGGCGGCCGTCGTATGGAGCTGGGAGAAATTGATCGTGCGCTTGCTGGCGCTCCCGGTGTTCTAGCCGCTGCAGCAGCCAAGCAAAAGACCCCAGCCGGTTCTGATGTCATTGTCGGCTACATTGTCCCTGATGGGGATATTTCGATGGCTGACACTAGACGCCATCTTGCGACTGTGCTGCCGGGTGGCATTGCACCGACATTATGCTTTGTCGACTCCCTGCCAACCAAAACCTCCGGCAAAGTGGATCGTAAGGCCCTTCCATGGCCTTTACCGGATTCCGACGACTTTGGCTCTGAGTTGCCCGCCAATCTGCAGTGGCTAGCCGAAAAGTGGTCGGATCAGCTAGGCAAGATTCCAATGGAAGAGGAATCGAATTTCTTCGATCTGGGTGGTTCCTCCGTGGCTATTGCGAAACTCGCAGTAGAACTACGCAGTGACTATCCCACCTTAGATATTGGTGCGTTGTACGAAAACCCCACCCTTTCTGGCATGGCGGAATACGTTTCAGGGCTCAAGCAATCCTCCGGTGAACGGCGCATGCCAGACAAGATGCCATGGTGGTCGGGACTTTTCCAAACGGCAGTCGTTTGTCTGATTTATGTGCTAAATGCGGCACGCTATATTGTGGGGTCCCTACTTGTTATTTGGGCTTTGAAGTTCTTCTTTAATGCTGCTTGGGTGCCGGGAATTTCTTTTTGGCCGCTCGCCGTCGGGTGGTTCTTGCTCTTTTCGGTTCCTGGAAAAATAGCGCAAATTACCATCGTCGCCAGGCTAGCCACCGCTGGAATAAAACCCGGAGTTTATAGCCGTGGAGGCTGGACTCATTTGCGCGTATGGGCAGCAGAGCGGTTCCTCACATTTCTTAAGCTAGAACCAATTTTGGGTACTCCTCTAGCACCCTTGCTGTTCCGCCTATTTGGGTGCACCGTAGGACGGGGTGCACAGCTGGCTACTTTTCCGCCTGTAACGGGTCTCGCCGAGATTGGTGACTACGCAACACTGGAGCAGGAAGTAGACATAAATGGGTATTGGATTGATGGCGATGAAGTTCATATTGGGAGAATCGCTGTTGGCAACGGGGCACGCCTAGGATTGCGCACGTTCGTTAACCCAGAAGTCCGCATTGGAGATTATGCAGAAGTCTTGCCCGGATCTTCAGTAAGTACTGATGTTCCAAGTGGACAGCTATATGGTGGGTCACCGCTATCCCACCACGGTGAGGCTGGATTAACCTGGCCGGGGATTCATCCGGAAAGGGCGGCTGCTGAAGGCACAGTAGCAAAGGTAAGTACCTTTGGGATGCGGATCCTGTACTTCTTGAGCCTAGGGTGGATGTCGCTGCTCCCAGTGCTGGCTATTCTTCCGGGCTTGCTGGTGATTCTGCCACAGGTGGTGAAACACGAGCGTTACGAAGAGGTATTCCCCCTATTAGCACTATGGGTGCCAGTATTTACCTTGTTGACAGTATTGTCATGGGTCACGCTTGTGATTTTTTCGGTACGTCTTTGCTCTGTGTTCATTAAGCCGGGGTATTTCCTCCAGCAATCTTCTACTGGCTGGGCTCTTTGGCTCACGCACAGTTTGTTGCAAAAGACTTTGACCTCTACCTACTTTCTCTATGCAGGGTGGATTACCCCAGCATTCATGCGGATGCTTGGGGCCCGTGTGGGTGAAAACACCGAAATTTCCACGGTAGAAACCATCCCGCATCTAACGTCTATAGGGAATCATTGCTTCCTTGCCGATCACTCCCTATGTACATCTGCGCGCTACCGAGGAGGCTGGGTGCATGTTGGGACGACAGTAATCGGTGATGGTTCCTTTGTCGGAAACTCTGGAATTGTCGGTGCTGACCACGATCTCCCGACAGATTCGCTCATTGCTGTTTTATCCTCCACCCCAGAACGTCCAGCGCGTGGCTCCTCTTGGCTAGGTCGATCCGTTCGACAGATTCCACGTTCACAGGTGAGCGCGGATAAGGAACAAACTTTTAATCCCCCGCATTATCTTAAGTTTGCCCGTGCTTTCGTGGAGCTGTTTCGATTCGTCCCAGCGATTATCGCCGCTTACTTAGATCTGTTTATCGTGTGGGTCGGGACCATTGTGTATATGCATTGGGGTATGGATGCTGCCGGAATGCGTGCTGTTGTGCTGCTATCCACGCCGATTGTTCTGGGCCTGACCCCCGGAAAGTAGACACGTCGGGGGTTAGCTATGCTGCTTGGGTCAGTGTAGCTGATGTGAGTGCTTCGAAGTCATCGGGGGCTAGAAGATTGCACCAGTAGTGCCGTCTGCGGGTGTTGTAGCGCATGCACCATCGGAAGACTTCTTGGCGGCAGACGATGGGATTGTCAAAGAGTTTCCTATCACGCAGGACTTCACGCTTTAAGGTGGCGTTAAATGATTCTGCCAGGGCATTATCGGCACTCGTTCCCACGGCTCCCATGGATTGGCGCACACCAAGTTGGGCGCAGTGGTCCCTAAATGCCTGTGAGGTGTACACACTGCCATGATCGGAATGGAAAATTGCCCCGTTGAGGCTTCCGCGGACTTTTCTGGCATGAGATAAAGCTTCGATAACCAGCGATACCCGCATGTGATCTGCGAGTGCATGTCCGACAAGTTTGCGCGAGTAGACGTCGACGACCGTGGCCAGGTACATGTTTTTGCCGCCCTTACACGGCAGGTAGGTGATGTCGCCTACATAGACCTGGTTCGGCTTATCAGCTGTGAATCTGCGGCCTACTAAATCTGGCATGACGCGGTGACCAGGTTTACGCCTGGTAGTGACGCATCGGCGGCGCTTGGTAAAGCCTTTCAGCCCCATGGATTTCATGATGCGTGCGACCTTCTTGTGATTGATCGGGCCGAAATCCGTATCACTGTTGAGGCTTGCAGCGATGCGTTTAGCACCATAAAGCCCGTGCTCATCATCGAAGGTGGTCTTGATTTTTGCGCCAATAAGGGCATCGGAACACATCTTTAACCTGCGCTTTTCACGGGTTTGCACCCATTTATAAAACGAGGAACGATTGAGCTTTAACACGTGGCACATCCGCTTGACCGAGTATTCGGTTCGGTGGTCATAGACAAACTGGAAGCGGATCACCAGCGTGTCTCTTCGGCAAAATACTTCGCGGCCTTGCGCAGGATGTCACGTTCTTCACGCAGCTTAGAGACTTCTTTTTCTAGCTGGCGGATCCGTTCAGAATCAGTGGTCGCCTGGGCGTTGTCACGCAAGGTCTTCGTGCGGGCACGTTTGCCAGTGCCGTACTGCTTAAGCCAGGAATAAAGTGAGGAGCGATTGATTCCTAGCTCTGCTGCAGCCGTGTGAAGTGAGAGGTCCTCATTGTTTTCGTAGAGGGCCACAGCATCACGTTTGAACTGTTCGGAGTACCTAGGCATGGTGGTAGATTACCTTTCTTCCCAACCCAACCGGGCTGGATATCAGGTGTCTACCTAACAGGGGTCAGGTCCTCTGGCTGCCGGCGTTATTGCAAGCTTGCTGCCAATCCTTGTAAAGTGGGCTCTTGTAGGAAAATTCCGAGCTGGAAATCACACCTTATTCTCCACGTTCGTATGGCGCGGTGAACTTGTTGACAACTT
Protein-coding regions in this window:
- a CDS encoding IS3 family transposase (programmed frameshift), translated to MPRYSEQFKRDAVALYENNEDLSLHTAAAELGINRSSLYSWLKQYGTGKRARTKTMRDKTQATTDSERIRQLEKENAKLREERDILRKAAKYFAGRDTLVIRFQFVYDHRTEYSVKRMCHVLKLNRSSFYKWVNTREKRRLKTCSDALIGAKIKTIFDNEHGLYGAKRIAASLNDDTDFPPINHKKVARIMKSMGLKGFSKRRRCITTRRKPGHRVMPDLIGRRFTADKPNQVYVGDITYLPCKGGKNMYLATVVDVYSRKLVGHALADHMRVSLVIEALSHARKVRGSLNGAIFHSDHGSVYTSQAFRDHCAQLGVRQSMGAVGTSADNALAESFNATLKREVLRDRKLFDNPIVCRQEVFRWCMRYNTRRRHYWCNLLAPDDFEALTSATLTQAA
- a CDS encoding IS3 family transposase, which gives rise to MQQEKANYSIKRMARLLKVSRSGYYKWAHVQQKQLSGKDDRAAFYDDVDRKIHQIWKDSDEVYGAPRITAELAERYRISLNRKTVAKRMRMMGIEGISPRAFVPGT
- a CDS encoding IS3 family transposase; this translates as MSQQRKKYTPEYRREAANLVIESERPIAHVAKEIGVSAGLLGRWVKLERERRGASDGMSEADLRAENARLRRELAEAKMDNEFLSKATAFFAAKQREQKSSN
- a CDS encoding non-ribosomal peptide synthetase, giving the protein MPVKEGRILTYESSPRMSPVDHSEYAIFGTEDVPEPRTLVDIFEATVEAYPNEIALEASQQLTYRELAQRVEAQVQRLNNIGVGPGARVGIRVPSGTLDLYIAILATLCAGAAYVPVDWDDPDSRADTVWEEADVTAVYGAELSLELQKESQEGVEQKAPTLGDDAWIIFTSGSTGKPKGVAITHRSAAALVDAESRMYLTDEPLGPGDRVMAGLSVAFDASCEEMWLAWRYGAALVAAPRDIVRSADALGKWITDHDITAISTVPTLASFWSTKSLEKVRLLIFGGEALPQELINRLATPGRELWNTYGPTEATVICSGHRMVPMDSDTPVRIGRPTPGWQLAVIDPETEEPVRWGETGELVVTGVGLGRYLDKEKDAKTYAPIPALEWQRAYRTGDLVVAETEGLIFAGRNDDQIKFGGRRMELGEIDRALAGAPGVLAAAAAKQKTPAGSDVIVGYIVPDGDISMADTRRHLATVLPGGIAPTLCFVDSLPTKTSGKVDRKALPWPLPDSDDFGSELPANLQWLAEKWSDQLGKIPMEEESNFFDLGGSSVAIAKLAVELRSDYPTLDIGALYENPTLSGMAEYVSGLKQSSGERRMPDKMPWWSGLFQTAVVCLIYVLNAARYIVGSLLVIWALKFFFNAAWVPGISFWPLAVGWFLLFSVPGKIAQITIVARLATAGIKPGVYSRGGWTHLRVWAAERFLTFLKLEPILGTPLAPLLFRLFGCTVGRGAQLATFPPVTGLAEIGDYATLEQEVDINGYWIDGDEVHIGRIAVGNGARLGLRTFVNPEVRIGDYAEVLPGSSVSTDVPSGQLYGGSPLSHHGEAGLTWPGIHPERAAAEGTVAKVSTFGMRILYFLSLGWMSLLPVLAILPGLLVILPQVVKHERYEEVFPLLALWVPVFTLLTVLSWVTLVIFSVRLCSVFIKPGYFLQQSSTGWALWLTHSLLQKTLTSTYFLYAGWITPAFMRMLGARVGENTEISTVETIPHLTSIGNHCFLADHSLCTSARYRGGWVHVGTTVIGDGSFVGNSGIVGADHDLPTDSLIAVLSSTPERPARGSSWLGRSVRQIPRSQVSADKEQTFNPPHYLKFARAFVELFRFVPAIIAAYLDLFIVWVGTIVYMHWGMDAAGMRAVVLLSTPIVLGLTPGK
- a CDS encoding IS3 family transposase (programmed frameshift), which translates into the protein MPRYSEQFKRDAVALYENNEDLSLHTAAAELGINRSSLYSWLKQYGTGKRARTKTLRDNAQATTDSERIRQLEKEVSKLREERDILRKAAKYFAGRDTLVIRFQFVYDHRTEYSVKRMCHVLKLNRSSFYKWVQTREKRRLKMCSDALIGAKIKTTFDDEHGLYGAKRIAASLNSDTDFGPINHKKVARIMKSMGLKGFTKRRRCVTTRRKPGHRVMPDLVGRRFTADKPNQVYVGDITYLPCKGGKNMYLATVVDVYSRKLVGHALADHMRVSLVIEALSHARKVRGSLNGAIFHSDHGSVYTSQAFRDHCAQLGVRQSMGAVGTSADNALAESFNATLKREVLRDRKLFDNPIVCRQEVFRWCMRYNTRRRHYWCNLLAPDDFEALTSATLTQAA